The Maridesulfovibrio hydrothermalis AM13 = DSM 14728 DNA window AAGTTTTTCCGCCAAGTCGAAAGTAAGTCGAACACTCTTTTTGAAAATTACGTATGATGCTGAAATAAATCGACATGAAAATTCTCTCAAATAGATTCCGGTATTTCCGCACTGTATACTTAATTTTACGGGCCTGCAGAAGCATACTTGAATGCTGGATTAAATCGGCGTGATAGGTTAACTAGTATTTACAAACACATCCCACATATAAAGAGGCTGACATGCGTTTTTCATTTTCAGTAAAACTGCTTTTCCTGCTTATAGTCTTAACAGCACTCCCCCATGCTGCGGCAGCTTCTTTGACCTCAATCAGCATCGGGGACTTTAAAGACCAGTCCGGTAAACCTGCACCGGAATTTAAATCTTTTCTGTCTGCCGCCCTCACAGAGGCAGGATTCACCGTCTCAAACAGCACAAAGCCATCATTACGCTATACCCTTTCCGGGCTGGTTAAAAAAAACAGAAAAGAAACATCCTTCTCCGCCATGCTGAGCGATAATTATAACCTTGAACCGGAGGTTTTCATTGAAGGCAGACAGACCGGCGGAAAAAATTCACAGCCAGCAGCCAGACAACTTGCCAAATCTGTAACCCGACTTCTATCCAATCAGACTATTACATCCATTGAGGTCACCGGAGACTTACGGCTGACCCCCAATGCAATCATGGCTCTTGCCCAGATACTTCCCGGTGAAACAGCCAGTCCGGAAAAAGTCATTGCCGCGCGGATCATTCTTGAAAATTGCGGGCTGTTTTCACAGTCGCAGCTTTATCTCACCCCCGGACCAAACGGACGTAAACTCAAAATTTCCGTGAAAGAAAAAGAAATGATCATTGCCGGAAATATGCCCGGCCCCGGAAAGGCCGTTCTGGACAATATCCTCGGGCCGCCAACAAATGACCTGCCTGAATTTCCGGTAACTCCTCCTGCATCCGGACAGAACCACTTTAACGCCAACAGCACCGGATATCTGGCATATCAGGCCGGAATGGTACTGGAAAAATTTACTCGCGCGGAAAACCGCCCTACACCTGATGGAATAGAAAAGCTTGTCAGCATTGCCGCGGCAATCAGAAACAAAATTTATTCATACGATAAATCCTGCCTGAATATGTGCGTTATCCTGATGAAAATGTGTTCAGTGCTTGATTCAAAAACAGTAAAATGCATCACTGAAGAGTTGCAGAGCAATATGGAAATCAACTCCACCGACCCTTCAGTGATGGAAGCAACTCTCAGCCGTATTGAATTTATATCGCAGGCATACACCGCCGCCCGCGAAGCGCAATTACTGCTTGCCTCCCGCCTGTATACAAATAAAATACATTCCCCCATCATTCCCTGGGTTTTGTTTTCTCTGGGAGAACAATCACTCAAAGCTGAGGACATGACAAAAGCAGCTCCTCTGCTTGCCGGAGCCATATCAATCTCATCACTGCCTGTAGCCCCGGAAATGCTGATTACAACGGCAAAAGCACAGTACAGCAACCTTGCCCCTGCCAAAGGTGATGCAGCAACACAGCTGCTGCGACCGCTTCTTGCCGAAACACATCTGCGCTCCGAGCTGCGCAAAGAAATCCATGAACTATCCAGCTGGGCATCTCTTTGTGAAACAGTAAATTCAATAACCAACTCCGACAGCTTTGAGCTGCAACTAAAAAAAGGGAATGCACTGATCCTGCTGGACAGGCCGGATCTTGCTGAACCTCTATTTCATGAACTGCACAGCACACACCCCGATGATGCACGTCCTTTTTCCGGTTTTGCACGCCTTGCTTTCCAGAGAACAGGGAACCTGCTCTCCTCAAGGCCTTATATTGAGAGGGCCGTCCATCTTTCCCACAAGGATCGCTTTTTCTACGAAATGGCTCTGGCTTACAAACTTGAAAGGATCACCGGAGAAGCTCTGCCCACAATCAATATTGATGGACGCAATTCCGAAGAAGCTGCTGCCACGCGTTTTCTATTACCGCGCGCTGCAGAATATGCTGCGGGATATAAAAATTTTAATAAAGGGCAAGCCGCACTTTTGACTGGAGGGATTGAAGTTCTTGATCACTGGCTCGCCTACCCATCCATGCGCGATGATCAGGCTTTAGAGTACATGTTCCAAAAGACAACACTGTATAGGGATCAGATGCCTGATCACCCGGGAATCATTTCAGCCAACTGCTATTTTTCAATTTTCTCATCCAATCGAGCCGCAGCCAAAAGACAGATCAGCCTGCCGCTTTCCGGGAAAATAGGATTGGCCCCAAGATTCCTGCAACTGAACCTCCTCTTACGCGAAATGGCTCTGGCCCCGTCTGCTGATATTGCCCAAAGTCTGGAATATGCGGCAAGTTCAACATTTTCAGATACCCGCAGCAGAAGTGAAGCCGTAGCACTACAGGCTGACGCACTTGCGGTTCTGGGACTTTATCACAACTCAACCCAAGAACTGGAACGGGCCAAATCCCTTTATGACCTTGCTATAGATTTAAGTGAAAACAAGGAAAAGGCCCGCCTGCTTAATAATCAGGCCTGCGTATATCTGACACTGGGTAAAAAAAGTGAAGCGGACGACCTCTACGATGAATCATTAGACAGTGCCGCTGTTTTTAAGGAAGCCGTTGAACTGGGAGCAATTATGTCTTCCCTTACCGGTGAAGAACAAAAGCAGGCTTTGTCAAGCCTTGCCGAAACAACGGAGTCAGAACAGATAAAGGCTGTGGCCTGTAAGCTGGGCGCAATAGAAACAATTCAGACTCCAGACGCAACAGATCAGCCCCCCGCAACAAACAATACTGTTGCAAAACAAAACGAAAGCCCAGCTACCGGTATGCGGGAAATACTGCTCAGGGAAGAATCAGACCTAAAAGCGAAGTATGACAATTACG harbors:
- a CDS encoding cyclic nucleotide-binding protein encodes the protein MRFSFSVKLLFLLIVLTALPHAAAASLTSISIGDFKDQSGKPAPEFKSFLSAALTEAGFTVSNSTKPSLRYTLSGLVKKNRKETSFSAMLSDNYNLEPEVFIEGRQTGGKNSQPAARQLAKSVTRLLSNQTITSIEVTGDLRLTPNAIMALAQILPGETASPEKVIAARIILENCGLFSQSQLYLTPGPNGRKLKISVKEKEMIIAGNMPGPGKAVLDNILGPPTNDLPEFPVTPPASGQNHFNANSTGYLAYQAGMVLEKFTRAENRPTPDGIEKLVSIAAAIRNKIYSYDKSCLNMCVILMKMCSVLDSKTVKCITEELQSNMEINSTDPSVMEATLSRIEFISQAYTAAREAQLLLASRLYTNKIHSPIIPWVLFSLGEQSLKAEDMTKAAPLLAGAISISSLPVAPEMLITTAKAQYSNLAPAKGDAATQLLRPLLAETHLRSELRKEIHELSSWASLCETVNSITNSDSFELQLKKGNALILLDRPDLAEPLFHELHSTHPDDARPFSGFARLAFQRTGNLLSSRPYIERAVHLSHKDRFFYEMALAYKLERITGEALPTINIDGRNSEEAAATRFLLPRAAEYAAGYKNFNKGQAALLTGGIEVLDHWLAYPSMRDDQALEYMFQKTTLYRDQMPDHPGIISANCYFSIFSSNRAAAKRQISLPLSGKIGLAPRFLQLNLLLREMALAPSADIAQSLEYAASSTFSDTRSRSEAVALQADALAVLGLYHNSTQELERAKSLYDLAIDLSENKEKARLLNNQACVYLTLGKKSEADDLYDESLDSAAVFKEAVELGAIMSSLTGEEQKQALSSLAETTESEQIKAVACKLGAIETIQTPDATDQPPATNNTVAKQNESPATGMREILLREESDLKAKYDNYEGLQLIFAYESNLWLLPSTARAN